The following coding sequences are from one Streptomyces venezuelae window:
- the nuoH gene encoding NADH-quinone oxidoreductase subunit NuoH produces the protein MFGRDPWWLVAFKAVFCFAFLMVTVLLAIVWERKVVAWMQLRIGPNRNGPWGLLQSLADGVKLMLKEDVIVKRADKVVYILAPVIAAIPAFMAIAVIPFGPAGNEVSIFGHRTTMQLTDLPIAMLYILAVASVGIYGIVLAGWSSGSTYPLLGGLRSCAQMISYEIAMGAAFASVFLYSGSMSTSAIVEAQADRWYVLLLPVSFIIYIVTMIGETNRAPFDMPESEGDLVGGFNTEYSSIKFAMFMLAEYINMVTVSAVSATLFLGGWRAPYPISTFWEGANHGWWPMLWFVIKVQLLLFFFIWLRGSLPRVRYDQLMKLGWKVLIPVSVVWLMLVATVRAMRNEDYEFTSIALYVGGGVIALLLLSVVVDIFRDRREKEAAAEEEKPVAFDPMAGGFPVPPLPGQSLPPVPRRRSRQERELIVSGGPDTQSDGTRSDGKEASDG, from the coding sequence ATGTTCGGCCGCGACCCCTGGTGGCTGGTCGCCTTCAAGGCGGTCTTCTGCTTCGCGTTCCTGATGGTGACGGTTCTCCTCGCCATCGTCTGGGAGCGCAAGGTCGTCGCCTGGATGCAGCTGCGCATCGGCCCCAACCGGAACGGCCCCTGGGGTCTGCTGCAGTCCCTCGCGGACGGCGTCAAGCTGATGCTCAAGGAAGACGTGATCGTCAAGCGCGCGGACAAGGTGGTCTACATCCTTGCCCCGGTCATCGCTGCGATCCCGGCCTTCATGGCGATCGCGGTGATCCCGTTCGGGCCAGCGGGCAACGAGGTCTCGATCTTCGGCCATCGCACCACGATGCAGCTCACGGACCTGCCGATCGCGATGCTCTACATCCTCGCGGTCGCCTCGGTCGGCATCTACGGCATCGTGCTCGCGGGCTGGAGCTCCGGATCGACGTACCCGCTCCTCGGCGGCCTGCGCTCCTGCGCGCAGATGATCTCGTACGAGATCGCGATGGGCGCGGCCTTCGCCTCCGTCTTCCTCTACTCCGGGTCGATGTCGACGTCGGCGATCGTCGAGGCGCAGGCGGACCGCTGGTACGTCCTGCTGCTTCCCGTCTCCTTCATCATCTACATCGTCACGATGATCGGCGAGACGAACCGCGCGCCGTTCGACATGCCGGAGTCCGAGGGCGACCTCGTCGGCGGCTTCAACACCGAGTACTCGTCCATCAAGTTCGCGATGTTCATGCTCGCCGAGTACATCAACATGGTCACCGTCTCGGCGGTGTCGGCCACGCTCTTCCTGGGCGGCTGGCGGGCGCCGTATCCGATCAGCACGTTCTGGGAGGGCGCGAACCACGGCTGGTGGCCGATGCTCTGGTTCGTGATCAAGGTCCAGCTGCTGCTGTTCTTCTTCATCTGGCTGCGCGGCTCGCTGCCCCGCGTCCGCTACGACCAGCTGATGAAGCTCGGCTGGAAGGTCCTGATCCCGGTCTCCGTCGTCTGGCTCATGCTGGTCGCCACGGTCAGGGCGATGCGGAACGAGGACTACGAATTCACCTCGATCGCGCTCTATGTCGGCGGCGGGGTCATCGCGCTGCTGCTGCTCTCCGTCGTCGTCGACATCTTCCGCGACAGGCGCGAGAAGGAAGCCGCCGCCGAGGAGGAGAAGCCGGTCGCCTTCGACCCCATGGCCGGCGGATTCCCCGTGCCGCCGCTGCCCGGCCAGAGCCTGCCACCCGTCCCGCGCCGACGCTCGCGCCAGGAGCGGGAGCTGATTGTCAGTGGTGGACCGGATACTCAAAGTGACGGAACCCGAAGTGACGGAAAGGAGGCGTCCGATGGCTGA
- the nuoI gene encoding NADH-quinone oxidoreductase subunit NuoI, with protein MAESNQESHESNQSNQGFQNPVAGFGVTFKAMFKKRLTEQYPEQQKTTAPRFHGRHQLNRHPDGLEKCVGCELCAWACPADAIYVEGADNTDEERYSPGERYGRVYQINYARCILCGLCIEACPTRALTMTNEFELADSSRENLIYTKEQLLAGLEEGMVDSPHAIFPGTDEQDYYRGLVTEAAPGTVPQVAVSKGETPQEAAADFGDGEPASEKVVGR; from the coding sequence ATGGCTGAGTCGAACCAGGAGTCGCACGAGTCGAACCAATCGAACCAGGGGTTCCAGAACCCTGTCGCGGGCTTCGGCGTGACCTTCAAGGCCATGTTCAAGAAGCGGCTGACCGAGCAGTATCCCGAGCAGCAGAAGACCACTGCTCCCCGCTTCCACGGCAGGCACCAGCTGAACCGCCATCCGGACGGCCTGGAGAAGTGCGTCGGCTGTGAGCTCTGCGCCTGGGCCTGTCCCGCGGACGCCATCTATGTGGAGGGCGCGGACAACACGGACGAGGAGAGGTACTCGCCCGGTGAGCGGTACGGCCGCGTCTACCAGATCAACTACGCCCGCTGCATCCTGTGCGGCCTGTGCATCGAGGCGTGCCCCACGCGCGCGTTGACGATGACGAACGAGTTCGAGCTGGCCGACAGCAGCCGCGAGAACCTCATCTACACCAAGGAGCAGCTGCTCGCCGGCCTCGAAGAGGGCATGGTCGACTCGCCGCACGCGATCTTCCCCGGCACGGACGAGCAGGACTACTACCGCGGCCTGGTCACCGAGGCCGCGCCCGGCACCGTGCCGCAGGTCGCCGTCTCCAAGGGCGAGACGCCGCAAGAGGCGGCCGCGGACTTCGGAGACGGCGAGCCCGCCTCGGAGAAGGTGGTCGGCCGATGA
- a CDS encoding NADH-quinone oxidoreductase subunit J has protein sequence MTQLAAYSTSTGEAFQFWVLGTVAVIGALCTILMRKAVHSALCLAGTMIILAVFYLANGAYFLGIVQIVVYTGAIMMLFLFVVMLVGVTAADSLKETIKGQRWLALLCGLGFAVLLFAGIGNASMKEFNGLGKANAGGNVEGLAGLIFTKYVFAFEITGALLITATVGAMVLTHRERTERAQTQRELSEQRVREGKHLPPLPAPGVYARHNAVDIAGLLPDGTPSELTVNKTLRDRGQIRDVSNEALDDLRALEQRSTDRLERPDVRSGDIGRTEEASK, from the coding sequence ATGACGCAGCTCGCCGCCTACTCGACCTCGACCGGCGAGGCCTTCCAGTTCTGGGTGCTCGGCACGGTCGCGGTGATCGGCGCCCTGTGCACCATCCTCATGAGGAAGGCCGTGCACAGCGCGCTCTGCCTGGCCGGGACCATGATCATCCTCGCGGTGTTCTACCTGGCCAACGGCGCGTACTTCCTGGGCATCGTCCAGATCGTCGTCTACACCGGCGCGATCATGATGCTCTTCCTCTTCGTCGTCATGCTCGTCGGCGTCACCGCGGCGGACTCCCTGAAGGAGACCATCAAGGGGCAGCGCTGGCTGGCGCTCCTGTGTGGGCTCGGCTTCGCGGTGTTGCTCTTCGCGGGCATCGGGAACGCCTCCATGAAGGAGTTCAACGGCCTCGGCAAGGCGAACGCCGGCGGAAACGTGGAGGGCCTCGCGGGGCTCATCTTCACCAAGTACGTCTTCGCCTTCGAGATCACCGGCGCCCTGCTCATCACGGCGACGGTCGGCGCGATGGTGCTGACCCACCGCGAGCGCACGGAGCGCGCCCAGACTCAGCGCGAGCTGTCCGAGCAGCGCGTGCGCGAGGGCAAGCACCTGCCGCCGCTGCCCGCCCCTGGTGTGTACGCGCGGCACAACGCCGTGGACATCGCGGGCCTGCTCCCCGACGGCACCCCGTCGGAGCTCACGGTCAACAAGACGTTGCGTGACCGCGGCCAGATCCGCGACGTGTCGAACGAGGCGCTGGACGACCTGCGGGCGCTCGAACAGCGCTCCACCGACCGTCTGGAGCGGCCCGACGTGCGGAGCGGCGACATCGGGCGGACCGAGGAGGCGTCGAAGTGA
- the nuoK gene encoding NADH-quinone oxidoreductase subunit NuoK: MNPVNYLYLAALLFTIGATGVLIRRNAIVVFMCIELMLNACNLAFVAFSRMHGNLDGQIIAFFTMVVAAAEVVVGLAIIVSLFRSRHSASVDDASLMKL, from the coding sequence GTGAACCCCGTCAACTACCTGTACCTCGCCGCCCTGTTGTTCACGATCGGTGCGACCGGCGTGCTCATCAGGCGGAACGCGATCGTGGTGTTCATGTGCATCGAGCTCATGCTCAACGCCTGCAACCTCGCGTTCGTGGCGTTCTCCCGGATGCACGGCAACCTCGACGGCCAGATCATCGCGTTCTTCACGATGGTCGTCGCCGCCGCGGAGGTCGTGGTCGGGCTCGCGATCATCGTGTCGCTGTTCCGTTCCCGCCACTCGGCCTCGGTCGACGACGCCAGCCTGATGAAGCTCTGA